In Puntigrus tetrazona isolate hp1 chromosome 18, ASM1883169v1, whole genome shotgun sequence, one genomic interval encodes:
- the sdr42e1 gene encoding short-chain dehydrogenase/reductase family 42E member 1 isoform X1: MIIITAATYVFCRQFIFSQSKRGIAHSYPMSTRDCVTPPIHAFPRKCRLRTLCDRFKARSQRFRSPCLFNTMEVNRTGRTYLVTGGGGYFGFRLACALLKTSSSVVLLDVRPPSQELPEGTVFVRADVRDYARVEEAVRGASCVFHVASYGMSGREQLDRKLIEEVNVQGTENVLRACVAHGVPRLVYTSTYNVVFGGQEIKGGDESLPYFPLHLHPDHYSRTKSVAEMRVLKANGSPLKDNTGVLRTCSLRPAGIYGPGEERHLPRIVSYIESGVFRFVYGDPDSLVEFVHVDNLVSAHILAAEALTEERQRRAAGQPYFISDGRPVNNFEFFRPLVEGLGHSFPTLRLPLSLVYFLAFLTEMLHRVVGRIYNFQPLLTRTEVYKTGVTHYFSGRKAREELGYEPKPHDLEDVVQWFRGRGHGKKRGRSSIKKLILDVVLVVAFAAVALSCLPVVGQ; the protein is encoded by the exons ATGATCATAATAACAGCAGCGACGTACGTTTTTTGCCGAC AGTTCATCTTCAGCCAATCAAAGCGAGGCATCGCTCACTCTTATCCAATGAGCACGCGCGACTGTGTAACCCCGCCCATTCACGCGTTTCCTAGGAAGTGCAGGTTACGCACACTTTGTGATCGATTCAAAGCGCGATCGCAGAG attcCGCTCTCCCTGCCTCTTTAACACAATGGAAGTCAACAGAACGGGCAGAACATACCTCGTAACCGGTGGAGGAGGTTATTTCGGATTCCG TCTCGCCTGTGCTCTCCTCAAAACCTCCTCGAGCGTCGTGCTGCTTGACGTGAGGCCGCCGAGCCAGGAGCTGCCGGAGGGCACCGTATTCGTCCGGGCCGATGTCCGCGACTACGCTCGGGTGGAAGAAGCGGTCCGCGGCGCGAGCTGCGTGTTCCACGTCGCCTCCTACGGGATGTCCGGACGCGAGCAGCTCGATCGAAAACTCATCGAGGAGGTGAACGTGCAGGGGACGGAGAACGTCCTCAGGGCCTGCGTGGCGCACGGCGTCCCCCGTTTGGTCTACACGAGCACGTATAACGTGGTGTTCGGGGGCCAGGAGATTAAGGGCGGCGACGAAAGCCTCCCTTACTTCCCCTTGCACCTGCACCCCGATCACTACTCCAGGACTAAGTCCGTAGCCGAGATGCGGGTGTTAAAAGCGAACGGTTCGCCTCTGAAGGATAACACAGGCGTGCTGCGGACTTGCTCCCTGCGTCCAGCCGGCATATACGGCCCTGGCGAGGAAAGGCACTTGCCTAGAATAGTTAGCTACATCGAGAGCGGCGTCTTCAGGTTCGTGTACGGTGATCCCGATAGCCTGGTGGAGTTCGTTCATGTGGATAATCTGGTGTCTGCGCACATCTTGGCCGCCGAGGCGCTGACTGAAGAGCGTCAGCGTCGCGCCGCCGGTCAGCCCTATTTCATTTCCGACGGAAGGCCTGTGAACAACTTCGAGTTTTTCAGGCCTCTGGTGGAGGGCCTGGGGCACTCGTTCCCCACGCTTCGCCTGCCCTTATCGCTCGTGTACTTCTTGGCGTTCCTGACCGAGATGCTCCACCGCGTCGTGGGGCGCATTTATAACTTTCAACCCCTGCTGACCCGCACCGAGGTCTACAAGACGGGCGTGACGCACTATTTCAGCGGGCGTAAAGCGCGAGAAGAGCTGGGATACGAGCCTAAACCGCATGACCTGGAAGACGTCGTGCAGTGGTTTCGAGGCAGAGGTCATGGGAAGAAGCGCGGCCGGTCGTCAATTAAGAAACTAATTTTAGACGTCGTTCTGGTGGTCGCGTTTGCAGCAGTGGCGCTCTCCTGCCTTCCGGTCGTGGGCCAGTGA
- the sdr42e1 gene encoding short-chain dehydrogenase/reductase family 42E member 1 isoform X2: MSTRDCVTPPIHAFPRKCRLRTLCDRFKARSQRFRSPCLFNTMEVNRTGRTYLVTGGGGYFGFRLACALLKTSSSVVLLDVRPPSQELPEGTVFVRADVRDYARVEEAVRGASCVFHVASYGMSGREQLDRKLIEEVNVQGTENVLRACVAHGVPRLVYTSTYNVVFGGQEIKGGDESLPYFPLHLHPDHYSRTKSVAEMRVLKANGSPLKDNTGVLRTCSLRPAGIYGPGEERHLPRIVSYIESGVFRFVYGDPDSLVEFVHVDNLVSAHILAAEALTEERQRRAAGQPYFISDGRPVNNFEFFRPLVEGLGHSFPTLRLPLSLVYFLAFLTEMLHRVVGRIYNFQPLLTRTEVYKTGVTHYFSGRKAREELGYEPKPHDLEDVVQWFRGRGHGKKRGRSSIKKLILDVVLVVAFAAVALSCLPVVGQ; the protein is encoded by the exons ATGAGCACGCGCGACTGTGTAACCCCGCCCATTCACGCGTTTCCTAGGAAGTGCAGGTTACGCACACTTTGTGATCGATTCAAAGCGCGATCGCAGAG attcCGCTCTCCCTGCCTCTTTAACACAATGGAAGTCAACAGAACGGGCAGAACATACCTCGTAACCGGTGGAGGAGGTTATTTCGGATTCCG TCTCGCCTGTGCTCTCCTCAAAACCTCCTCGAGCGTCGTGCTGCTTGACGTGAGGCCGCCGAGCCAGGAGCTGCCGGAGGGCACCGTATTCGTCCGGGCCGATGTCCGCGACTACGCTCGGGTGGAAGAAGCGGTCCGCGGCGCGAGCTGCGTGTTCCACGTCGCCTCCTACGGGATGTCCGGACGCGAGCAGCTCGATCGAAAACTCATCGAGGAGGTGAACGTGCAGGGGACGGAGAACGTCCTCAGGGCCTGCGTGGCGCACGGCGTCCCCCGTTTGGTCTACACGAGCACGTATAACGTGGTGTTCGGGGGCCAGGAGATTAAGGGCGGCGACGAAAGCCTCCCTTACTTCCCCTTGCACCTGCACCCCGATCACTACTCCAGGACTAAGTCCGTAGCCGAGATGCGGGTGTTAAAAGCGAACGGTTCGCCTCTGAAGGATAACACAGGCGTGCTGCGGACTTGCTCCCTGCGTCCAGCCGGCATATACGGCCCTGGCGAGGAAAGGCACTTGCCTAGAATAGTTAGCTACATCGAGAGCGGCGTCTTCAGGTTCGTGTACGGTGATCCCGATAGCCTGGTGGAGTTCGTTCATGTGGATAATCTGGTGTCTGCGCACATCTTGGCCGCCGAGGCGCTGACTGAAGAGCGTCAGCGTCGCGCCGCCGGTCAGCCCTATTTCATTTCCGACGGAAGGCCTGTGAACAACTTCGAGTTTTTCAGGCCTCTGGTGGAGGGCCTGGGGCACTCGTTCCCCACGCTTCGCCTGCCCTTATCGCTCGTGTACTTCTTGGCGTTCCTGACCGAGATGCTCCACCGCGTCGTGGGGCGCATTTATAACTTTCAACCCCTGCTGACCCGCACCGAGGTCTACAAGACGGGCGTGACGCACTATTTCAGCGGGCGTAAAGCGCGAGAAGAGCTGGGATACGAGCCTAAACCGCATGACCTGGAAGACGTCGTGCAGTGGTTTCGAGGCAGAGGTCATGGGAAGAAGCGCGGCCGGTCGTCAATTAAGAAACTAATTTTAGACGTCGTTCTGGTGGTCGCGTTTGCAGCAGTGGCGCTCTCCTGCCTTCCGGTCGTGGGCCAGTGA
- the sdr42e1 gene encoding short-chain dehydrogenase/reductase family 42E member 1 isoform X3, whose protein sequence is MEVNRTGRTYLVTGGGGYFGFRLACALLKTSSSVVLLDVRPPSQELPEGTVFVRADVRDYARVEEAVRGASCVFHVASYGMSGREQLDRKLIEEVNVQGTENVLRACVAHGVPRLVYTSTYNVVFGGQEIKGGDESLPYFPLHLHPDHYSRTKSVAEMRVLKANGSPLKDNTGVLRTCSLRPAGIYGPGEERHLPRIVSYIESGVFRFVYGDPDSLVEFVHVDNLVSAHILAAEALTEERQRRAAGQPYFISDGRPVNNFEFFRPLVEGLGHSFPTLRLPLSLVYFLAFLTEMLHRVVGRIYNFQPLLTRTEVYKTGVTHYFSGRKAREELGYEPKPHDLEDVVQWFRGRGHGKKRGRSSIKKLILDVVLVVAFAAVALSCLPVVGQ, encoded by the exons ATGGAAGTCAACAGAACGGGCAGAACATACCTCGTAACCGGTGGAGGAGGTTATTTCGGATTCCG TCTCGCCTGTGCTCTCCTCAAAACCTCCTCGAGCGTCGTGCTGCTTGACGTGAGGCCGCCGAGCCAGGAGCTGCCGGAGGGCACCGTATTCGTCCGGGCCGATGTCCGCGACTACGCTCGGGTGGAAGAAGCGGTCCGCGGCGCGAGCTGCGTGTTCCACGTCGCCTCCTACGGGATGTCCGGACGCGAGCAGCTCGATCGAAAACTCATCGAGGAGGTGAACGTGCAGGGGACGGAGAACGTCCTCAGGGCCTGCGTGGCGCACGGCGTCCCCCGTTTGGTCTACACGAGCACGTATAACGTGGTGTTCGGGGGCCAGGAGATTAAGGGCGGCGACGAAAGCCTCCCTTACTTCCCCTTGCACCTGCACCCCGATCACTACTCCAGGACTAAGTCCGTAGCCGAGATGCGGGTGTTAAAAGCGAACGGTTCGCCTCTGAAGGATAACACAGGCGTGCTGCGGACTTGCTCCCTGCGTCCAGCCGGCATATACGGCCCTGGCGAGGAAAGGCACTTGCCTAGAATAGTTAGCTACATCGAGAGCGGCGTCTTCAGGTTCGTGTACGGTGATCCCGATAGCCTGGTGGAGTTCGTTCATGTGGATAATCTGGTGTCTGCGCACATCTTGGCCGCCGAGGCGCTGACTGAAGAGCGTCAGCGTCGCGCCGCCGGTCAGCCCTATTTCATTTCCGACGGAAGGCCTGTGAACAACTTCGAGTTTTTCAGGCCTCTGGTGGAGGGCCTGGGGCACTCGTTCCCCACGCTTCGCCTGCCCTTATCGCTCGTGTACTTCTTGGCGTTCCTGACCGAGATGCTCCACCGCGTCGTGGGGCGCATTTATAACTTTCAACCCCTGCTGACCCGCACCGAGGTCTACAAGACGGGCGTGACGCACTATTTCAGCGGGCGTAAAGCGCGAGAAGAGCTGGGATACGAGCCTAAACCGCATGACCTGGAAGACGTCGTGCAGTGGTTTCGAGGCAGAGGTCATGGGAAGAAGCGCGGCCGGTCGTCAATTAAGAAACTAATTTTAGACGTCGTTCTGGTGGTCGCGTTTGCAGCAGTGGCGCTCTCCTGCCTTCCGGTCGTGGGCCAGTGA
- the LOC122323000 gene encoding Wilms tumor protein 1-interacting protein homolog: protein MDGYDEDPASKLMENLSIFDVYQDGMYTEPNPDMEKTKRMNGSSAHGNKVYGAAPLRSVNGNRPSVPLDFCSPQRDAVYPDPDAYCTKSEVALPCYSGASDRLRRYTQAEVQAHRYSAGCAYDALILGKQVRSNSLCVATSPRSSLASSHSSQDQSKHTSPRSSISSPRSSLVSPGQEKYCEGNGAISPRSSYASTASDTSKHSSPRTSLNSYDCGSKPSSNRTSGISMGYDQRHVSPRSSTTSPRSSYSPAGNHEQESGAVHGIPMASPRSSICSQDGGGGGGGVARIAVAAAAAAANCVVSPRSSISSHSSRSSRSSMSAYPELQHSMLGPGLPEDALLQDFTEPNGLHSNRVHLQAFSEPQQQNSEVNVAFNYGKMGAGGQRLKLPYQVTPSRDSGPSPAERRLEALTLELEKELEMHMKKEYFGICVKCGKGVYGASQACQAMGNLYHTNCFTCCSCGRRLRGKAFYNVNGKVYCEEDFLYSGFQQTAEKCFVCGHLIMEMILQALGKSYHPGCFRCVVCKEGLDGVPFTVDVENNIYCVKDYHTVFAPKCASCNQPILPAQGSEETIRVVSMDKDYHVECYHCEDCSLQLNDEEGHRCYPLDGHLLCHRCHLHRLKTPHPAHPPPSYPLHVTEL from the exons ATGGATGGATACGACGAGGATCCGGCGAGCAAACTGATGGAAAACCTCTCCATATTTGACGTTTATCAAGACGGGATGTACACGGAACCGAACCCCGACATGGAGAAAACTAAACGAATGAATGGCAGCTCCGCGCACGGGAACAAAGTCTACGGCGCGGCTCCCCTGCGCTCCGTCAACGGTAACCGACCCTCAGTGCCTCTGGATTTCTGTTCGCCGCAAAGGGACGCGGTTTATCCCGATCCCGACGCGTACTGCACCAAATCCGAAGTTGCCTTGCCGTGTTACAGCGGCGCGTCGGACCGTCTCAGGAGATACACGCAAGCGGAGGTGCAGGCGCACCGGTACAGCGCCGGATGCGCCTACGACGCGCTCATCCTCGGGAAGCAGGTGAGGAGCAACAGCTTATGCGTGGCCACGAGCCCCCGGTCCAGTTTGGCTTCGTCTCACTCGTCGCAGGACCAGAGCAAACACACCAGCCCGAGGTCGAGCATCAGCAGCCCGCGGTCCAGCCTAGTGTCGCCGGGACAGGAGAAGTACTGCGAGGGCAACGGCGCGATCAGCCCCCGCTCGAGCTACGCCAGCACGGCCAGCGACACCAGCAAGCACTCCAGCCCCAGAACCAGCCTCAACAGCTACGACTGCGGGAGCAAACCGAGCAGCAACCGAACCAGCGGCATCAGCATGGGCTACGACCAGCGGCACGTCAGCCCCAGATCTAGCACCACGAGCCCGCGCTCCAGCTACTCTCCCGCGGGGAACCACGAGCAGGAGAGCGGCGCGGTGCACGGCATCCCCATGGCCAGCCCCCGGTCCAGCATCTGCAGCCAGgacggcggcggcggcggcggggGAGTCGCGCGGATCGCCgtggcggcggcggcggcggcggcgaaCTGCGTGGTCAGCCCCCGCTCCAGCATCTCTAGCCACAGCTCCAGGAGTTCGCGGAGCTCCATGAGCGCGTACCCCGAGCTCCAGCACTCCATGCTGGGACCCGGTCTGCCGGAGGACGCGCTGCTGCAGGACTTCACGGAGCCGAACGGCCTCCACAGCAACCGCGTCCACCTCCAAGCGTTTTCCGAGCCGCAGCAGCAGAATTCAGAGGTCAACGTCGCGTTTAACTACGGGAAGATGGGCGCCGGGGGGCAGCGTTTAAAGCTGCCGTACCAAGTCACTCCATCCCGGGACAGCGGCCCCAGTCCGGCGGAGAGGCGCCTTGAGGCCCTCACCCTGGAGCTGGAGAAGGAGCTCGAGATGCACATGAAAAAGGAATATTTCG GTATCTGTGTAAAGTGCGGTAAAGGTGTGTATGGAGCGAGTCAAGCGTGTCAGGCGATGGGGAACCTGTATCATACAAACTGCTTCACCTGCTGCTCCTGCg GACGGAGGCTACGAGGAAAGGCTTTCTATAATGTCAATGGAAAGGTTTACTGTGAGGAAGACTTCCTG TACTCTGGGTTCCAGCAGACAGCAGAAAAATGCTTTGTGTGCGGTCACCTCATCATGGAGATG atCCTTCAGGCTCTGGGTAAGTCGTATCATCCAGGCTGTTTTCGCTGTGTGGTTTGTAAGGAGGGTCTGGACGGTGTCCCTTTCACCGTGGATGTGGAGAACAACATCTACTGTGTGAAAGACTACCACAC GGTTTTTGCTCCTAAATGTGCCTCTTGTAACCAGCCCATCCTCCCAGCGCAG ggtTCAGAGGAGACCATACGGGTGGTGTCCATGGATAAAGATTACCATGTGGAATGCTATCACTGTGAG GATTGCAGTCTGCAGTTGAACGACGAAGAGGGGCATCGCTGTTACCCGCTGGATGGACACCTGCTGTGCCACCGATGCCACCTGCACCGGTTAAAAACCCCTCATCCGGCCCACCCGCCCCCGAGTTACCCGCTGCACGTCACTGAACTGTGA